The Capra hircus breed San Clemente chromosome 25, ASM170441v1, whole genome shotgun sequence genome has a window encoding:
- the RAB26 gene encoding ras-related protein Rab-26 isoform X2 yields the protein MSRKKTSKSKAGSAPATSALPAANGPRPVRPGTARPCPEAPPNGPPQPGWSSIGGGGDFYDVAFKVMLVGDSGVGKTCLLVRFKDGAFLAGTFISTVGIDFRNKVVDVDGMKVKLQIWDTAGQERFRSVTHAYYRDAHALLLLYDVTNKASFDSIQAWLTEIQEHAQDDVVLMLLGNKVDSAQERAVKREDAEKLAKDYGLPFMETSAKTGLNVDLAFTAIANHPCPTGS from the exons ATGTCCAGGAAAAAGACCTCCAAGAGCAAGGCGGGCAGCGCACCCGCTACCTCTGCCCTGCCCGCCGCCAATGGGCCCCGGCCGGTGCGACCCGGGACTGCTCGCCCTTGCCCCGAGGCACCGCCCAACGGGCCCCCGCAGCCCGGCTGGTCTTCgatcggcggcggcggcgacttCTACGACGTCGCCTTCAAG GTCATGCTGGTGGGGGACTCAGGCGTGGGGAAGACCTGCCTGCTCGTGCGCTTCAAGGATGGGGCTTTCTTGGCGGGGACCTTTATCTCCACCGTGGGCATCGACTTCCGG AACAAAGTTGTGGACGTGGATGGCATGAAGGTGAAGCTGCAG ATCTGGGACACGGCAGGCCAGGAGAGGTTCCGCAGCGTCACCCACGCCTACTACCGCGACGCCCATG CACTGTTGCTGCTCTATGACGTCACCAACAAGGCCTCCTTCGACAGCATCCAG GCCTGGCTGACCGAGATCCAGGAGCACGCCCAGGACGATGTGGTTCTCATGCTGCTGGGGAACAAG GTGGACTCTGCCCAGGAGCGTGCGGTGAAGCGGGAGGATGCAGAGAAGCTGGCCAAG GACTACGGGCTGCCGTTCATGGAGACCAGCGCCAAGACGGGCCTCAATGTGGACTTGGCCTTCACAGCCATAGCCAA TCATCCCTGCCCCACAGGGAGCTGA
- the RAB26 gene encoding ras-related protein Rab-26 isoform X1, whose product MSRKKTSKSKAGSAPATSALPAANGPRPVRPGTARPCPEAPPNGPPQPGWSSIGGGGDFYDVAFKVMLVGDSGVGKTCLLVRFKDGAFLAGTFISTVGIDFRNKVVDVDGMKVKLQIWDTAGQERFRSVTHAYYRDAHALLLLYDVTNKASFDSIQAWLTEIQEHAQDDVVLMLLGNKVDSAQERAVKREDAEKLAKDYGLPFMETSAKTGLNVDLAFTAIAKELKQRSTKAPSEPRFRLHDYIKREGRGSSCCRP is encoded by the exons ATGTCCAGGAAAAAGACCTCCAAGAGCAAGGCGGGCAGCGCACCCGCTACCTCTGCCCTGCCCGCCGCCAATGGGCCCCGGCCGGTGCGACCCGGGACTGCTCGCCCTTGCCCCGAGGCACCGCCCAACGGGCCCCCGCAGCCCGGCTGGTCTTCgatcggcggcggcggcgacttCTACGACGTCGCCTTCAAG GTCATGCTGGTGGGGGACTCAGGCGTGGGGAAGACCTGCCTGCTCGTGCGCTTCAAGGATGGGGCTTTCTTGGCGGGGACCTTTATCTCCACCGTGGGCATCGACTTCCGG AACAAAGTTGTGGACGTGGATGGCATGAAGGTGAAGCTGCAG ATCTGGGACACGGCAGGCCAGGAGAGGTTCCGCAGCGTCACCCACGCCTACTACCGCGACGCCCATG CACTGTTGCTGCTCTATGACGTCACCAACAAGGCCTCCTTCGACAGCATCCAG GCCTGGCTGACCGAGATCCAGGAGCACGCCCAGGACGATGTGGTTCTCATGCTGCTGGGGAACAAG GTGGACTCTGCCCAGGAGCGTGCGGTGAAGCGGGAGGATGCAGAGAAGCTGGCCAAG GACTACGGGCTGCCGTTCATGGAGACCAGCGCCAAGACGGGCCTCAATGTGGACTTGGCCTTCACAGCCATAGCCAA GGAGCTGAAACAGCGCTCCACCAAGGCCCCCAGCGAGCCCCGCTTCCGGCTGCACGACTACATCAAGAGGGAGGGCCGGGGGTCTTCCTGCTGCAGACCCTGA